In a single window of the Pocillopora verrucosa isolate sample1 chromosome 4, ASM3666991v2, whole genome shotgun sequence genome:
- the LOC131785631 gene encoding exosome complex component RRP4: protein MSVDVRLPKKRKRISALAGLEPRHIVSPGDVITEDTGYMRGHGTYVDGEKLIASVAGIVERVNKLICVRPFKTRYNGEVGDVVVGRITEVGQKRWKVETFSRLDSVLLLSSVNLPGGELRRRSAEDELMMRHFLAEGDLISAEVQSVYSDGSLSLHTRSLKYGKLKEGTLVQVPPSLVKRCKTHFLNLPCGATVIVGNNGYVWISPLENEDATPADGLANSLENDTNAPRQIQHSDRETIARLRNCVLTLTDHGVMLFNTSLQYAYDASLKYLVKELLKPEIREEIVDNVRQLLSQEM, encoded by the exons ATGTCCGTGGATGTAAGGTTGcccaagaaaaggaaaagaatctCAGCTTTAGCTGGACTTGAACCAAGGCACATTGTATCACCGGGAGATGTCATAACTGAAGACACAGGATACATGAG GGGTCATGGTACATATGTTGATGGGGAAAAATTGATAGCATCAGTTGCAGGAATAGTTGAAAGAGTCAACAAATTGATATGTGTAAGACCATTTAAGACAAG ATACAATGGAGAAGTTGGAGATGTTGTGGTTGGAAGAATTACAGAG GTTGGACAGAAGAGATGGAAAGTGGAAACTTTTTCCAGACTGGACTCCGTTTTGCTGCTCTCTTCAGTAAATTTACCTGGTGGTGAACTG AGACGACGTTCTGCGGAGGATGAATTGATGATGCGCCACTTTCTTGCCGAGGGTGACCTGATAAGT GCAGAGGTGCAATCGGTATACAGCGATGGTTCTCTTTCTTTACACACGCGCAGTCTCAAGTATGGAAAG CTTAAAGAGGGCACCCTCGTTCAAGTTCCACCTTCGCTGGTTAAAAGGTGCAAAACTCACTTTCTCAACCTTCCTTGTGGTGCCACGGTAATTGTGGGTAACAATGGTTATGTTTGGATATCTCCTTTGGAAAACGAAGATGCCACACCCGCTGACGGCCTGGCCAACAGTCTGGAAAATGACACCAATGCACCAAGACAG ATCCAGCACTCTGATCGCGAGACGATTGCGCGTCTTCGAAACTGTGTGTTGACATTGACAGACCATGGCGTGATGCTCTTTAACACCTCTCTACAGTATGCTTATGACGCATCATTGAAGTACTTG GTAAAAGAGCTGCTGAAGCCTGAAATCCGGGAAGAAATAGTCGACAATGTTAGGCAGCTCCTATCacaagaaatgtaa
- the LOC131785641 gene encoding zinc finger matrin-type protein 2 — MANAAGKNDNFRRTWDRDEYEKKAKEREQELEDDEDELSSKERPSVPVKRELLKRREYDVDLEANLGKSVVITKTTPLSHTGGYYCNVCDCVVKDSVNFLDHINGKKHQRNLGMSMKVERSSLDQVKRRFEVNKRKREEEKQKKDKEYDLEERMAVLREEEELRKQQRKVARREKKQRTGTVDDGEIDPNLAATMGFAGFGSSKK, encoded by the exons ATGGCAAATGCGGCTGGGAAAAATGATAATTTCAGAAGAACATGGGACAGAGATGAGTACGAAAAGAAAGCTAAAGAGCGAGAACAAGAATTAGAGGACGACGAAGATGAATTGAGTTCAAAGGAGAGACCATCCGTTCCAGTGAAAAGAGAGCTGTTGAAGAGAAGAGAATATGATGTCGACCTCGAAGCAAACCTCGGGAAATCAGTGGTTATAACCAAAACGACACCACTCTCCCATACTGGAGGGTATTACTGTAACGTGTGTGACTGTGTAGTAAAAGATTCAGTGAACTTTTTGGATCAtattaatggaaaaaaacatcAGCGAAATTTGGGTATGTCTATGAAAGTGGAGAGGTCTTCTCTGGACCAAGTGAAGCGACGGTTCGAGgtgaacaaaaggaaaagagaagaagaaaagcagAAGAAAGATAAAGAATATGATTTGGAAGAGAGGATGGCTGTTTTGCGTGAAGAg gaagaaCTTAGGAAACAACAGAGAAAGGTTGCCCGCAGAGAGAAGAAACAAAGGACAGGAACAGTGGATGATGGAGAAATTGATCCTAATCTGGCAGCCACCATGGGTTTTGCAGGCTTTGGGTCAAGCAAGAAATGA
- the LOC131785659 gene encoding F-box/WD repeat-containing protein 7-like yields MAGPRRILDINRATTEELEGLNGVGRTIAKSIVDVRTALGGFSSIENLLVIPGIGHCFIDLHKDALCCSPLPNLNRRETRGSAKAKTGRQSLNRRSSPTAANKGHGTPKGKSESIKRKLSSSSHDLENEESEKSSPEKKFCSPAQKRLLKLLPHRNYGTIKTATPVMSPVDSRSRHMSFCSHPPAGLEEWLQTFLQWTAEERKYALDEIIENCEPTVVRHIMGTIEPRFQRDFISLLPRELALYVLSFLEPSDLLQAAQTCKCWQTLCDDNLLWKQKCKQANIEEEPVTPVKNGRRRSNNAQQINQNTKAANSPFKKLYMTKQRVYWNWRMGPLRPSKVLKGHDDHVITCLQFCGSKIVSGSDDGTLKVWSAISGKCLRTLVGHTGGVWSSQLSGNIIVSGSTDRTLKVWNADTGYCMHTLYGHSSTVRCMDMHDSTVVSGSRDGTLRVWDTSSGNCLHVLVGHLAAVRCVKYDGRRVVSGAYDFLVKVWDPETEQCIHTLQGHTNRVYSLQFDGVYIVSGSLDTSIRVWHVETGQCLHTLIGHQSLTSGMELKNNTLVSGNADSTVKIWDIASGQCLQTLAGPNKHQSAVTCLQFNSRFVITSSDDGTVKIWDLRTGEYIRDLVKLDSGGSGGVVWRVKCDEKKLVCAVGSRNGTEETKLLVLDFDVHE; encoded by the exons ATGGCTGGCCCAAGGCGTATCTTGGATATAAATCGCGCGACGACGGAGGAATTGGAGGGTTTAAATGGAGTCGGAAGAACAATAGCAAAAAGCATCGTGGATGTCCGAACTGCTCTAGGCGGGTTTTCAAGCATCGAAAACTTGCTTGTCATTCCGGGTATAGGACATTGTTTTATAGATCTACACAAAGATGCCCTTTGTTGTTCTCCCCTGCCCAATCTTAACAGGAGAGAGACAAGAGGCTCTGCCAAAGCTAAGACTGGTAGGCAGTCATTAAACAGGAGATCTTCTCCAACTGCAGCTAACAAAGGACATGGAACACCCAAGGGAAAAAGTGAATCAATAAAACGAAAACTCTCAAGCAGTAGTCATGATCTAGAAAATGAGGAGAGTGAGAAATCATCACCAGAGAAAAAGTTCTGTTCTCCTGCCCAAAAGAGGCTGTTAAAGCTTCTGCCTCATAGAAACTATGGTACCATCAAGACAGCCACACCTGTGATGAGTCCAGTTGACAGCCGTAGTAGGCACATGTCATTTTGCAGCCATCCTCCAGCAGGTCTAGAAGAATGGTTGCAAACATTTCTGCAGTGGACAGCTGAGGAAAGGAAATATGCTCTTGATGAGATCATTGAAAATTGTGAGCCAACAGTTGTTAGACACATTATGGGTACCATTGAACCAAGATTTCAACGGGACTTCATCTCTCTTTTGCCAAGAGAACTTGCATTATATGTTCTGTCATTTTTAGAACCCAGTGACTTGTTACAAGCTGCTCAGACCTGCAAGTGCTGGCAAACACTTTGCGATGACAACCT GCTATGGAAGCAGAAATGTAAGCAAGCTAATATTGAAGAAGAACCAGTAACTCCTGTGAAAAATGGTAGGCGTAGATCCAATAATGCACAACAGATAAACCAAAATACTAAAGCTGCAAACAGCCCTTTCAAGAAACTTTACATGACAAAGCAGCGCGTGTATTGGAACTGGAGAATGGGCCCATTGCGTCCATCCAAAGTCCTTAAAGGACATGATGACCATGTCATCACCTGTCTTCAGTTTTGCGGCAGCAAAATTGTTAGTGGTTCTGATGACGGAACTCTTAAAGTGTGGTCTGCAATATCTGGAAAGTGTCTACGCACTCTTGTAGGTCACACTGGGGGTGTTTGGTCATCTCAGCTGAGTGGCAACATCATTGTCAGCGGCTCTACTGATCGCACACTGAAAGTCTGGAATGCAGACACTGGTTACTGCATGCACACACTGTATGGACACTCATCTACCGTTCGTTGTATGGACATGCATGACAGCACTGTTGTTAGTGGTTCAAGGGATGGTACTTTAAGAGTGTGGGACACTTCTTCTGGAAACTGCCTTCATGTGTTGGTTGGGCACCTTGCTGCAGTGAGATG TGTGAAGTATGATGGCAGACGTGTGGTCAGTGGAGCATATGATTTTTTGGTAAAAGTTTGGGACCCTGAAACAGAGCAGTGTATACACACTTTGCAAGGACACACCAACAGGGTGTATTCTCTACAGTTTGATGGTGTTTACATTGTGAGCGGCTCATTAGATACTTCAATACGAGTATGGCATGTAGAGACTGGACAATGCCTGCATACCTTGATTGGTCACCAGTCTTTAACAAGTGGCATGGAGTTAAAAAACAACACATTAGTCTCAGGAAATGCTGATTCTACAGTCAAAATCTGGGATATTGCCTCTGGACAGTGCCTGCAGACCCTGGCAGGCCCAAATAAACACCAGAGTGCTGTTACTTGCCTTCAGTTTAACAGCCGTTTCGTTATCACCAGTTCTGATGACGGCACAGTTAAAATTTGGGACTTGCGGACAGGGGAGTATATCAGAGATCTAGTAAAGTTGGACAGTGGTGGCAGTGGTGGTGTTGTGTGGAGAGTGAAATGTGATGAAAAGAAGTTGGTTTGTGCTGTTGGAAGCAGAAATGGAACTGAAGAAACAAAACTTCTGGTCTTGGACTTTGATGTTCATGAGTAA
- the LOC131785658 gene encoding polyprenol reductase, protein MDLLLVSLSFINVGCFLVTLLYIMRRYIPFWLSDLFEWGKTKSNWDQSRWNRFLHVSNSWFTHFYIVGSSLSCALLWMLIIHCFHIKSPITEYFPQILDLHYTPCVNCFTVLVSLLLLLVQCCRRLFECLFISVFTGKIHLSHYLVGLFYYVLDAIALASPLLGEKKMDKDWCSLCRELLSGLQNFSGIQWLGIVVFLWASWHQWNCHVILAKLRHSACGKTVKVYKIPYGDWFDHVSSPHYLAEIIIYFAFFLIQKGHNVYVGMILLFTVQNLSLGATVTHNWYKNKFKEYPQNRYKIFPFLY, encoded by the exons ATGGACCTTCTTCTCGTGAGTCTGAGTTTTATAAATGTGGGTTGTTTTTTGGTGACGTTGTTGTACATAATGAGAAGATACATACCTTTCTGGTTGTCTGATCTGTTTGAATGGGGAAAGACGAAGTCAAATTGGGATCAGAGTCGCTGGAACAGATTTCTTCACGTCTCAAACAG ctggTTCACTCATTTTTACATTGTTGGAAGTTCTCTATCATGCGCACTTTTATGGATGTTGATTATTCATTGTTTCCACATCAAGAGTCCAATCACAGAGTATTTTCCTCAAATACTGGACTTACATTACACTCCATGTGTTAATTGCTTTACTGTTTTGGTAtcccttcttcttcttttggtGCAGTGTTGTCGCAGACTGTTTGAATGTTTATTTATCAGTGTATTTACAGGCAAGATTCACTTGTCGCACTATTTGGTGGgattattttattatgttttgGATGCAATTGCACTTGCTTCACCACTTCTTGGGGAAAAGAAAATGGACAAAG attgGTGTAGCTTGTGCAGAGAACTGCTGTCAGGTTTGCAAAATTTCAGTGGTATCCAGTGGCTGGGAATAGTTGTATTTCTTTGGGCAAGCTGGCATCAGTGGAACTGTCATGTCATACTGGCAAAGTTACGACACTCTGCATGTGGGAAAACAGTCAAAGTGTACAAAATTCCTTATGGTGACTGGTTTGATCATGTCTCCAGTCCTCACTACCTGGCAGAAATCATAATCTACTTTGCTTTCTTCCTGATACAAAAAGGTCACAATGTTTATGTTGGAATGATTTTGCTATTTACTGTGCAGAACCTTTCACTTGGAGCTACAGTGACTCATAATTGgtataaaaacaaattcaaggagTATCCCCAAAATCGTTACAAGATATTTCCATTTCTCTACTAG